The following is a genomic window from Helicobacter sp. MIT 21-1697.
GGCATGTTTTAGAACACGTAGAATCTCCTCAACAAATTTTAAACCTAGCCAAGGGGTGGCTTAAAGATTGTGTGGATATTTCTTCGGGGGGGGGTATAATGCTCTCTTTAGTGCCTAACTCCCACTCTCTTCATCGTCAGGCTGCGGTTAAAATGGGATTATTAAAGAGCGAAGATTCTATGAGTGAAGCAGATATTTTTCACGGACATAGGCGCATTTATGATTTGCAATCTCTGCAAAAAGAGTTTTTAGCGGCTGGATTAAAAATTATTGATAGTGGTGGTTATTGGCTGAAACCTTTATCAAATGCGCAAATACAAGCATATTGGGATTCTCAAATGATTCTTGCATTTATGGAACTAGGAGAGATATATCCACAAATAGCGGGAGATATTTATG
Proteins encoded in this region:
- a CDS encoding class I SAM-dependent methyltransferase, whose product is MKKEQQRLENIAQDYNNPLQAKEVTNLEIFYGFEIFKRFYSGGDVLEMGPAEGVMTKYLVDYVENLEVLEGSSHFAQNLKKQFPHLNVHNALFEEFKPSKKYDCIIMGHVLEHVESPQQILNLAKGWLKDCVDISSGGGIMLSLVPNSHSLHRQAAVKMGLLKSEDSMSEADIFHGHRRIYDLQSLQKEFLAAGLKIIDSGGYWLKPLSNAQIQAYWDSQMILAFMELGEIYPQIAGDIYVVASL